The proteins below are encoded in one region of Tamandua tetradactyla isolate mTamTet1 chromosome 9, mTamTet1.pri, whole genome shotgun sequence:
- the SF1 gene encoding splicing factor 1 isoform X5, protein MATGANATPLGKLPPPGMPPLPGSKGAFEPGQPPAPGPGAGLPGSGPPPPPPVGSMGALTAAFPFAALPPPPPPPPPPPPPQQPPPPPGSSCPPPPPPPPPPPPLYQRVSPPPPPPPQPPRQDQQAGRAGGGGDFPSKKRKRSRWNQDTMEQKTVIPGMPTVIPPGLTREQERAYIVQLQIEDLTRKLRTGDLGIPPNPEDRSPSPEPIYNSEGKRLNTREFRTRKKLEEERHNLITEMVALNPDFKPPADYKPPATRVSDKVMIPQDEYPEINFVGLLIGPRGNTLKNIEKECNAKIMIRGKGSVKEGKVGRKDGQMLPGEDEPLHALVTANTMENVKKAVEQIRNILKQGIETPEDQNDLRKMQLRELARLNGTLREDDNRILRPWQSSETRSITNTTVCTKCGGAGHIASDCKFQRPGDPQSAQDKARMDKEYLSLMAELGEAPVPASVGSTSGPATTPLASAPRPAAPANNPPPPSLMSTTQSRPPWMNSGPSESRPYHGMHGGGPGGPGGGPHSFPHPLPSLTGGHGGHPMQHNPNGPPPPWMQPPPPPMNQGPHPPGHHGPPPMDQYLGSTPVGSGVYRLHQGKGMMPPPPMGMMPPPPPPPSGQPPPPPSGPLPPWQQQQQQPPPPPPPSSSMASSTPLPWQQRSLPAAAMARAMRVRTFRAHW, encoded by the exons ATGGCGACCGGAGCGAACGCCACGCCGCTGGGTAAGCTGCCCCCCCCCGGCATGCCCCCCCTTCCCGGGTCCAAGGGGGCCTTCGAGCCGGGGCAGCCGCCTGCCCCTGGGCCTGGGGCGGGACTGCCGGGGTCCgggccgccgccaccgccgcccgTGGGATCGATGGGGGCCCTGACCGCGGCCTTCCCCTTCGCGGCGCTACCGCCGCCGCCTCCCCCGCCGCCGCCCCCCCCGCCGCCCCAGCAGCCGCCACCGCCTCCCGGTTCTTCGTGCCCGCCTCCGCCGccgccccctcctcctcctccgccgCTCTACCAGCGCGTgtcgccgccgccaccgccgccaccCCAGCCGCCGCGTCAGGACCAGCAGGCCGGCCGGGCCGGCGGGGGAGGAG ATTTCCCAAGTAAGAAGCGGAAGAGGAGCCGCTGGAACCAGGACACAATGGAACAGAAGACAGTGATCCCAGGAATGCCAACAGTTATCCCCCCTGGACTTACTCGGGAACAAGAAAGAGCTTATATAG TGCAACTGCAGATAGAAGACCTGACTCGTAAACTGCGCACAGGAGACCTGGGCATCCCCCCTAACCCTGAGGACAG GTCCCCTTCCCCTGAGCCCATCTACAATAGTGAGGGGAAGCGGCTTAACACCCGTGAGTTCCGCACCCGCAAAAAGCTGGAAGAGGAGCGACATAACCTCATCACGGAAATGGTTGCACTCAACCCTGATTTTAAGCCACCTGCAGATTACAA GCCTCCAGCAACGCGTGTGAGTGATAAAGTAATGATTCCACAAGATGAGTATCCAGAAATCAATTTCGTGGGGCTACTAATTGGGCCCAG AGGGAATACCCTGAAGAACATAGAGAAGGAATGCAACGCCAAGATTATGATCCGAGGGAAAGGGTCTGTTAAGGAAGGAAAGGTTGGGCGCAAAGATGGCCAGATGTTGCCAGGGGAGGATGAGCCACTTCATGCCCTGGTTACTGCCAATACCATGGAGAACGTCAAAAAGGCTGTAGAACAG ATAAGAAATATCCTGAAGCAGGGCATCGAGACTCCTGAGGACCAGAATGATCTACGGAAGATGCAGCTTCGGGAATTGGCTCGCTTGAATGGGACTCTTCGGGAAGATGATAACAG AATCTTAAGACCGTGGCAGAGCTCAGAGACCCGTAGCATTACCAACACCACAGTTTGTACCAAGTGTGGAGGGGCCGGCCACATCGCTTCTGATTGCAAATTCCAAAG GCCTGGTGACCCCCAGTCAGCTCAAGATAAAGCACGTATGGATAAAGAGTATCTGTCCCTCATGGCTGAATTGGGTGAAGCGCCTGTCCCAGCATCCGTGGGCTCCACTTCTGGGCCTGCCACCACACCCCTAGCCAGTGCACCTCGGCCTGCTGCTCCTGCCAACAACCCACCTCCACCG TCTCTCATGTCCACTACCCAGAGCCGCCCGCCTTGGATGAATTCTGGCCCTTCGGAGAGTCGGCCCTACCACGGCATGCACGGAGGGGGTCCTGGTGGACCAGGAGGTGGCCCCCACAGCTTTCCACACCCGTTACCCAGCCTGACAGGTGGGCATGGTGGACATCCCATGCAGCACAATCCCAATGGACCCCCACCCCCTTGGATGCAGCCACCGCCGCCGCCAATGAACCAGGGCCCCCACCCACCTGGGCACCATGGCCCTCCTCCAATGG ATCAGTACCTGGGAAGTACGCCTGTGGGCTCTGGGGTCTATCGCCTGCATCAAGGAAAAG GTATGATGCCGCCGCCGCCTATGGGCATgatgccgccgccgccgccgcctcccagTGGGcagcccccgccccctccctctGGTCCTCTTCCCCcatggcagcagcagcagcagcagcctccGCCACCCCCTCCGCCCAGCAGCAGTATGGCTTCCAGTACCCCCTTGCCATGGCAGCAAA GATCCCTCCCCGCAGCGGCGATGGCCCGAGCCATGAGAGTGAGGACTTTCCGCGCCCATTGGTGA
- the SF1 gene encoding splicing factor 1 isoform X8 has protein sequence MATGANATPLDFPSKKRKRSRWNQDTMEQKTVIPGMPTVIPPGLTREQERAYIVQLQIEDLTRKLRTGDLGIPPNPEDRSPSPEPIYNSEGKRLNTREFRTRKKLEEERHNLITEMVALNPDFKPPADYKPPATRVSDKVMIPQDEYPEINFVGLLIGPRGNTLKNIEKECNAKIMIRGKGSVKEGKVGRKDGQMLPGEDEPLHALVTANTMENVKKAVEQIRNILKQGIETPEDQNDLRKMQLRELARLNGTLREDDNRILRPWQSSETRSITNTTVCTKCGGAGHIASDCKFQRPGDPQSAQDKARMDKEYLSLMAELGEAPVPASVGSTSGPATTPLASAPRPAAPANNPPPPSRPPWMNSGPSESRPYHGMHGGGPGGPGGGPHSFPHPLPSLTGGHGGHPMQHNPNGPPPPWMQPPPPPMNQGPHPPGHHGPPPMDQYLGSTPVGSGVYRLHQGKGMMPPPPMGMMPPPPPPPSGQPPPPPSGPLPPWQQQQQQPPPPPPPSSSMASSTPLPWQQNTTTTTTSAGTGSIPPWQQQQAAAAASPGAPQMQGNPTMVPLPPGVQPPLPPGAPPPPPPPPPGSAGMMIPPRSGDGPSHESEDFPRPLVTLPGRQPQQRPWWTGWFGKAA, from the exons ATGGCGACCGGAGCGAACGCCACGCCGCTGG ATTTCCCAAGTAAGAAGCGGAAGAGGAGCCGCTGGAACCAGGACACAATGGAACAGAAGACAGTGATCCCAGGAATGCCAACAGTTATCCCCCCTGGACTTACTCGGGAACAAGAAAGAGCTTATATAG TGCAACTGCAGATAGAAGACCTGACTCGTAAACTGCGCACAGGAGACCTGGGCATCCCCCCTAACCCTGAGGACAG GTCCCCTTCCCCTGAGCCCATCTACAATAGTGAGGGGAAGCGGCTTAACACCCGTGAGTTCCGCACCCGCAAAAAGCTGGAAGAGGAGCGACATAACCTCATCACGGAAATGGTTGCACTCAACCCTGATTTTAAGCCACCTGCAGATTACAA GCCTCCAGCAACGCGTGTGAGTGATAAAGTAATGATTCCACAAGATGAGTATCCAGAAATCAATTTCGTGGGGCTACTAATTGGGCCCAG AGGGAATACCCTGAAGAACATAGAGAAGGAATGCAACGCCAAGATTATGATCCGAGGGAAAGGGTCTGTTAAGGAAGGAAAGGTTGGGCGCAAAGATGGCCAGATGTTGCCAGGGGAGGATGAGCCACTTCATGCCCTGGTTACTGCCAATACCATGGAGAACGTCAAAAAGGCTGTAGAACAG ATAAGAAATATCCTGAAGCAGGGCATCGAGACTCCTGAGGACCAGAATGATCTACGGAAGATGCAGCTTCGGGAATTGGCTCGCTTGAATGGGACTCTTCGGGAAGATGATAACAG AATCTTAAGACCGTGGCAGAGCTCAGAGACCCGTAGCATTACCAACACCACAGTTTGTACCAAGTGTGGAGGGGCCGGCCACATCGCTTCTGATTGCAAATTCCAAAG GCCTGGTGACCCCCAGTCAGCTCAAGATAAAGCACGTATGGATAAAGAGTATCTGTCCCTCATGGCTGAATTGGGTGAAGCGCCTGTCCCAGCATCCGTGGGCTCCACTTCTGGGCCTGCCACCACACCCCTAGCCAGTGCACCTCGGCCTGCTGCTCCTGCCAACAACCCACCTCCACCG AGCCGCCCGCCTTGGATGAATTCTGGCCCTTCGGAGAGTCGGCCCTACCACGGCATGCACGGAGGGGGTCCTGGTGGACCAGGAGGTGGCCCCCACAGCTTTCCACACCCGTTACCCAGCCTGACAGGTGGGCATGGTGGACATCCCATGCAGCACAATCCCAATGGACCCCCACCCCCTTGGATGCAGCCACCGCCGCCGCCAATGAACCAGGGCCCCCACCCACCTGGGCACCATGGCCCTCCTCCAATGG ATCAGTACCTGGGAAGTACGCCTGTGGGCTCTGGGGTCTATCGCCTGCATCAAGGAAAAG GTATGATGCCGCCGCCGCCTATGGGCATgatgccgccgccgccgccgcctcccagTGGGcagcccccgccccctccctctGGTCCTCTTCCCCcatggcagcagcagcagcagcagcctccGCCACCCCCTCCGCCCAGCAGCAGTATGGCTTCCAGTACCCCCTTGCCATGGCAGCAAA ATACGACGACTACCACCACGAGCGCTGGCACAGGGTCCATCCCGCCATGGCAACAGCAGCAGGCGGCTGCCGCAGCTTCTCCAGGAGCCCCTCAGATGCAAGGCAACCCCACTATGGTGCCCCTGCCCCCCGGGGTCCAGCCGCCTCTGCCGCCCGGGGCCCCTCCCCCTCCGCCGCCTCCGCCGCCTGGTTCCGCCGGCATGAT GATCCCTCCCCGCAGCGGCGATGGCCCGAGCCATGAGAGTGAGGACTTTCCGCGCCCATTGGTGACCCTTCCAGGCAGACAGCCTCAGCAGCGCCCCTGGTGGACAGGATGGTTCGGCAAAGCAGCCTGA
- the SF1 gene encoding splicing factor 1 isoform X9 has protein sequence MEQKTVIPGMPTVIPPGLTREQERAYIVQLQIEDLTRKLRTGDLGIPPNPEDRSPSPEPIYNSEGKRLNTREFRTRKKLEEERHNLITEMVALNPDFKPPADYKPPATRVSDKVMIPQDEYPEINFVGLLIGPRGNTLKNIEKECNAKIMIRGKGSVKEGKVGRKDGQMLPGEDEPLHALVTANTMENVKKAVEQIRNILKQGIETPEDQNDLRKMQLRELARLNGTLREDDNRILRPWQSSETRSITNTTVCTKCGGAGHIASDCKFQRPGDPQSAQDKARMDKEYLSLMAELGEAPVPASVGSTSGPATTPLASAPRPAAPANNPPPPSLMSTTQSRPPWMNSGPSESRPYHGMHGGGPGGPGGGPHSFPHPLPSLTGGHGGHPMQHNPNGPPPPWMQPPPPPMNQGPHPPGHHGPPPMDQYLGSTPVGSGVYRLHQGKGMMPPPPMGMMPPPPPPPSGQPPPPPSGPLPPWQQQQQQPPPPPPPSSSMASSTPLPWQQNTTTTTTSAGTGSIPPWQQQQAAAAASPGAPQMQGNPTMVPLPPGVQPPLPPGAPPPPPPPPPGSAGMMYAPPPPPPPPMDPSNFVTMMGMGVAGMPPFGMPPAPPPPPPQN, from the exons ATGGAACAGAAGACAGTGATCCCAGGAATGCCAACAGTTATCCCCCCTGGACTTACTCGGGAACAAGAAAGAGCTTATATAG TGCAACTGCAGATAGAAGACCTGACTCGTAAACTGCGCACAGGAGACCTGGGCATCCCCCCTAACCCTGAGGACAG GTCCCCTTCCCCTGAGCCCATCTACAATAGTGAGGGGAAGCGGCTTAACACCCGTGAGTTCCGCACCCGCAAAAAGCTGGAAGAGGAGCGACATAACCTCATCACGGAAATGGTTGCACTCAACCCTGATTTTAAGCCACCTGCAGATTACAA GCCTCCAGCAACGCGTGTGAGTGATAAAGTAATGATTCCACAAGATGAGTATCCAGAAATCAATTTCGTGGGGCTACTAATTGGGCCCAG AGGGAATACCCTGAAGAACATAGAGAAGGAATGCAACGCCAAGATTATGATCCGAGGGAAAGGGTCTGTTAAGGAAGGAAAGGTTGGGCGCAAAGATGGCCAGATGTTGCCAGGGGAGGATGAGCCACTTCATGCCCTGGTTACTGCCAATACCATGGAGAACGTCAAAAAGGCTGTAGAACAG ATAAGAAATATCCTGAAGCAGGGCATCGAGACTCCTGAGGACCAGAATGATCTACGGAAGATGCAGCTTCGGGAATTGGCTCGCTTGAATGGGACTCTTCGGGAAGATGATAACAG AATCTTAAGACCGTGGCAGAGCTCAGAGACCCGTAGCATTACCAACACCACAGTTTGTACCAAGTGTGGAGGGGCCGGCCACATCGCTTCTGATTGCAAATTCCAAAG GCCTGGTGACCCCCAGTCAGCTCAAGATAAAGCACGTATGGATAAAGAGTATCTGTCCCTCATGGCTGAATTGGGTGAAGCGCCTGTCCCAGCATCCGTGGGCTCCACTTCTGGGCCTGCCACCACACCCCTAGCCAGTGCACCTCGGCCTGCTGCTCCTGCCAACAACCCACCTCCACCG TCTCTCATGTCCACTACCCAGAGCCGCCCGCCTTGGATGAATTCTGGCCCTTCGGAGAGTCGGCCCTACCACGGCATGCACGGAGGGGGTCCTGGTGGACCAGGAGGTGGCCCCCACAGCTTTCCACACCCGTTACCCAGCCTGACAGGTGGGCATGGTGGACATCCCATGCAGCACAATCCCAATGGACCCCCACCCCCTTGGATGCAGCCACCGCCGCCGCCAATGAACCAGGGCCCCCACCCACCTGGGCACCATGGCCCTCCTCCAATGG ATCAGTACCTGGGAAGTACGCCTGTGGGCTCTGGGGTCTATCGCCTGCATCAAGGAAAAG GTATGATGCCGCCGCCGCCTATGGGCATgatgccgccgccgccgccgcctcccagTGGGcagcccccgccccctccctctGGTCCTCTTCCCCcatggcagcagcagcagcagcagcctccGCCACCCCCTCCGCCCAGCAGCAGTATGGCTTCCAGTACCCCCTTGCCATGGCAGCAAA ATACGACGACTACCACCACGAGCGCTGGCACAGGGTCCATCCCGCCATGGCAACAGCAGCAGGCGGCTGCCGCAGCTTCTCCAGGAGCCCCTCAGATGCAAGGCAACCCCACTATGGTGCCCCTGCCCCCCGGGGTCCAGCCGCCTCTGCCGCCCGGGGCCCCTCCCCCTCCGCCGCCTCCGCCGCCTGGTTCCGCCGGCATGATGTATGCCCCGCCCCCTCCTCCTCCGCCTCCCATGGACCCTTCTAACTTTGTCACCATGATGGGCATGGGGGTGGCGGGCATGCCACCCTTCGGGATGCCTCCAGCTCCCCCACCGCCTCCACCACAGAACTag
- the SF1 gene encoding splicing factor 1 isoform X7, with amino-acid sequence MATGANATPLDFPSKKRKRSRWNQDTMEQKTVIPGMPTVIPPGLTREQERAYIVQLQIEDLTRKLRTGDLGIPPNPEDRSPSPEPIYNSEGKRLNTREFRTRKKLEEERHNLITEMVALNPDFKPPADYKPPATRVSDKVMIPQDEYPEINFVGLLIGPRGNTLKNIEKECNAKIMIRGKGSVKEGKVGRKDGQMLPGEDEPLHALVTANTMENVKKAVEQIRNILKQGIETPEDQNDLRKMQLRELARLNGTLREDDNRILRPWQSSETRSITNTTVCTKCGGAGHIASDCKFQRPGDPQSAQDKARMDKEYLSLMAELGEAPVPASVGSTSGPATTPLASAPRPAAPANNPPPPSLMSTTQSRPPWMNSGPSESRPYHGMHGGGPGGPGGGPHSFPHPLPSLTGGHGGHPMQHNPNGPPPPWMQPPPPPMNQGPHPPGHHGPPPMDQYLGSTPVGSGVYRLHQGKGMMPPPPMGMMPPPPPPPSGQPPPPPSGPLPPWQQQQQQPPPPPPPSSSMASSTPLPWQQNTTTTTTSAGTGSIPPWQQQQAAAAASPGAPQMQGNPTMVPLPPGVQPPLPPGAPPPPPPPPPGSAGMMIPPRSGDGPSHESEDFPRPLVTLPGRQPQQRPWWTGWFGKAA; translated from the exons ATGGCGACCGGAGCGAACGCCACGCCGCTGG ATTTCCCAAGTAAGAAGCGGAAGAGGAGCCGCTGGAACCAGGACACAATGGAACAGAAGACAGTGATCCCAGGAATGCCAACAGTTATCCCCCCTGGACTTACTCGGGAACAAGAAAGAGCTTATATAG TGCAACTGCAGATAGAAGACCTGACTCGTAAACTGCGCACAGGAGACCTGGGCATCCCCCCTAACCCTGAGGACAG GTCCCCTTCCCCTGAGCCCATCTACAATAGTGAGGGGAAGCGGCTTAACACCCGTGAGTTCCGCACCCGCAAAAAGCTGGAAGAGGAGCGACATAACCTCATCACGGAAATGGTTGCACTCAACCCTGATTTTAAGCCACCTGCAGATTACAA GCCTCCAGCAACGCGTGTGAGTGATAAAGTAATGATTCCACAAGATGAGTATCCAGAAATCAATTTCGTGGGGCTACTAATTGGGCCCAG AGGGAATACCCTGAAGAACATAGAGAAGGAATGCAACGCCAAGATTATGATCCGAGGGAAAGGGTCTGTTAAGGAAGGAAAGGTTGGGCGCAAAGATGGCCAGATGTTGCCAGGGGAGGATGAGCCACTTCATGCCCTGGTTACTGCCAATACCATGGAGAACGTCAAAAAGGCTGTAGAACAG ATAAGAAATATCCTGAAGCAGGGCATCGAGACTCCTGAGGACCAGAATGATCTACGGAAGATGCAGCTTCGGGAATTGGCTCGCTTGAATGGGACTCTTCGGGAAGATGATAACAG AATCTTAAGACCGTGGCAGAGCTCAGAGACCCGTAGCATTACCAACACCACAGTTTGTACCAAGTGTGGAGGGGCCGGCCACATCGCTTCTGATTGCAAATTCCAAAG GCCTGGTGACCCCCAGTCAGCTCAAGATAAAGCACGTATGGATAAAGAGTATCTGTCCCTCATGGCTGAATTGGGTGAAGCGCCTGTCCCAGCATCCGTGGGCTCCACTTCTGGGCCTGCCACCACACCCCTAGCCAGTGCACCTCGGCCTGCTGCTCCTGCCAACAACCCACCTCCACCG TCTCTCATGTCCACTACCCAGAGCCGCCCGCCTTGGATGAATTCTGGCCCTTCGGAGAGTCGGCCCTACCACGGCATGCACGGAGGGGGTCCTGGTGGACCAGGAGGTGGCCCCCACAGCTTTCCACACCCGTTACCCAGCCTGACAGGTGGGCATGGTGGACATCCCATGCAGCACAATCCCAATGGACCCCCACCCCCTTGGATGCAGCCACCGCCGCCGCCAATGAACCAGGGCCCCCACCCACCTGGGCACCATGGCCCTCCTCCAATGG ATCAGTACCTGGGAAGTACGCCTGTGGGCTCTGGGGTCTATCGCCTGCATCAAGGAAAAG GTATGATGCCGCCGCCGCCTATGGGCATgatgccgccgccgccgccgcctcccagTGGGcagcccccgccccctccctctGGTCCTCTTCCCCcatggcagcagcagcagcagcagcctccGCCACCCCCTCCGCCCAGCAGCAGTATGGCTTCCAGTACCCCCTTGCCATGGCAGCAAA ATACGACGACTACCACCACGAGCGCTGGCACAGGGTCCATCCCGCCATGGCAACAGCAGCAGGCGGCTGCCGCAGCTTCTCCAGGAGCCCCTCAGATGCAAGGCAACCCCACTATGGTGCCCCTGCCCCCCGGGGTCCAGCCGCCTCTGCCGCCCGGGGCCCCTCCCCCTCCGCCGCCTCCGCCGCCTGGTTCCGCCGGCATGAT GATCCCTCCCCGCAGCGGCGATGGCCCGAGCCATGAGAGTGAGGACTTTCCGCGCCCATTGGTGACCCTTCCAGGCAGACAGCCTCAGCAGCGCCCCTGGTGGACAGGATGGTTCGGCAAAGCAGCCTGA
- the SF1 gene encoding splicing factor 1 isoform X4 has product MATGANATPLGKLPPPGMPPLPGSKGAFEPGQPPAPGPGAGLPGSGPPPPPPVGSMGALTAAFPFAALPPPPPPPPPPPPPQQPPPPPGSSCPPPPPPPPPPPPLYQRVSPPPPPPPQPPRQDQQAGRAGGGGDFPSKKRKRSRWNQDTMEQKTVIPGMPTVIPPGLTREQERAYIVQLQIEDLTRKLRTGDLGIPPNPEDRSPSPEPIYNSEGKRLNTREFRTRKKLEEERHNLITEMVALNPDFKPPADYKPPATRVSDKVMIPQDEYPEINFVGLLIGPRGNTLKNIEKECNAKIMIRGKGSVKEGKVGRKDGQMLPGEDEPLHALVTANTMENVKKAVEQIRNILKQGIETPEDQNDLRKMQLRELARLNGTLREDDNRILRPWQSSETRSITNTTVCTKCGGAGHIASDCKFQRPGDPQSAQDKARMDKEYLSLMAELGEAPVPASVGSTSGPATTPLASAPRPAAPANNPPPPSLMSTTQSRPPWMNSGPSESRPYHGMHGGGPGGPGGGPHSFPHPLPSLTGGHGGHPMQHNPNGPPPPWMQPPPPPMNQGPHPPGHHGPPPMVPGKYACGLWGLSPASRKRYDAAAAYGHDAAAAAASQWAAPAPSLWSSSPMAAAAAAASATPSAQQQYGFQYPLAMAAKIPPRSGDGPSHESEDFPRPLVTLPGRQPQQRPWWTGWFGKAA; this is encoded by the exons ATGGCGACCGGAGCGAACGCCACGCCGCTGGGTAAGCTGCCCCCCCCCGGCATGCCCCCCCTTCCCGGGTCCAAGGGGGCCTTCGAGCCGGGGCAGCCGCCTGCCCCTGGGCCTGGGGCGGGACTGCCGGGGTCCgggccgccgccaccgccgcccgTGGGATCGATGGGGGCCCTGACCGCGGCCTTCCCCTTCGCGGCGCTACCGCCGCCGCCTCCCCCGCCGCCGCCCCCCCCGCCGCCCCAGCAGCCGCCACCGCCTCCCGGTTCTTCGTGCCCGCCTCCGCCGccgccccctcctcctcctccgccgCTCTACCAGCGCGTgtcgccgccgccaccgccgccaccCCAGCCGCCGCGTCAGGACCAGCAGGCCGGCCGGGCCGGCGGGGGAGGAG ATTTCCCAAGTAAGAAGCGGAAGAGGAGCCGCTGGAACCAGGACACAATGGAACAGAAGACAGTGATCCCAGGAATGCCAACAGTTATCCCCCCTGGACTTACTCGGGAACAAGAAAGAGCTTATATAG TGCAACTGCAGATAGAAGACCTGACTCGTAAACTGCGCACAGGAGACCTGGGCATCCCCCCTAACCCTGAGGACAG GTCCCCTTCCCCTGAGCCCATCTACAATAGTGAGGGGAAGCGGCTTAACACCCGTGAGTTCCGCACCCGCAAAAAGCTGGAAGAGGAGCGACATAACCTCATCACGGAAATGGTTGCACTCAACCCTGATTTTAAGCCACCTGCAGATTACAA GCCTCCAGCAACGCGTGTGAGTGATAAAGTAATGATTCCACAAGATGAGTATCCAGAAATCAATTTCGTGGGGCTACTAATTGGGCCCAG AGGGAATACCCTGAAGAACATAGAGAAGGAATGCAACGCCAAGATTATGATCCGAGGGAAAGGGTCTGTTAAGGAAGGAAAGGTTGGGCGCAAAGATGGCCAGATGTTGCCAGGGGAGGATGAGCCACTTCATGCCCTGGTTACTGCCAATACCATGGAGAACGTCAAAAAGGCTGTAGAACAG ATAAGAAATATCCTGAAGCAGGGCATCGAGACTCCTGAGGACCAGAATGATCTACGGAAGATGCAGCTTCGGGAATTGGCTCGCTTGAATGGGACTCTTCGGGAAGATGATAACAG AATCTTAAGACCGTGGCAGAGCTCAGAGACCCGTAGCATTACCAACACCACAGTTTGTACCAAGTGTGGAGGGGCCGGCCACATCGCTTCTGATTGCAAATTCCAAAG GCCTGGTGACCCCCAGTCAGCTCAAGATAAAGCACGTATGGATAAAGAGTATCTGTCCCTCATGGCTGAATTGGGTGAAGCGCCTGTCCCAGCATCCGTGGGCTCCACTTCTGGGCCTGCCACCACACCCCTAGCCAGTGCACCTCGGCCTGCTGCTCCTGCCAACAACCCACCTCCACCG TCTCTCATGTCCACTACCCAGAGCCGCCCGCCTTGGATGAATTCTGGCCCTTCGGAGAGTCGGCCCTACCACGGCATGCACGGAGGGGGTCCTGGTGGACCAGGAGGTGGCCCCCACAGCTTTCCACACCCGTTACCCAGCCTGACAGGTGGGCATGGTGGACATCCCATGCAGCACAATCCCAATGGACCCCCACCCCCTTGGATGCAGCCACCGCCGCCGCCAATGAACCAGGGCCCCCACCCACCTGGGCACCATGGCCCTCCTCCAATGG TACCTGGGAAGTACGCCTGTGGGCTCTGGGGTCTATCGCCTGCATCAAGGAAAAG GTATGATGCCGCCGCCGCCTATGGGCATgatgccgccgccgccgccgcctcccagTGGGcagcccccgccccctccctctGGTCCTCTTCCCCcatggcagcagcagcagcagcagcctccGCCACCCCCTCCGCCCAGCAGCAGTATGGCTTCCAGTACCCCCTTGCCATGGCAGCAAA GATCCCTCCCCGCAGCGGCGATGGCCCGAGCCATGAGAGTGAGGACTTTCCGCGCCCATTGGTGACCCTTCCAGGCAGACAGCCTCAGCAGCGCCCCTGGTGGACAGGATGGTTCGGCAAAGCAGCCTGA